ATCCATTGGTAAATGAAATAACATTTTCTCGGCCGGTTATATTTCTTGCTAATTTTAATGCGGCTTCTACAGCATTTGTCCCTGTAGGGCCCGTAAACTGTACTATGTAATCTAAATTACGTGGTTTTAGTATTTTTTCATTAAAAGCATTTAAAAAATCGCCTTTTGCTTGAGTATGCATATCCAGACCATGAGTGATCCCATCATTCATAATGTAGTCGAGCAATTCTTCTTTAAACAAAGGGTTGTTATGACCATAGTTTAATGTGCCAGCACCGGCTAAAAAGTCTAAATATTGATTACCGGCTTGATCGTATAAATACTCGCCTTGGGCTTTGTTAAAAACACACGGAAAAGAACGGGCGTAGCTTTGAACTTCTGATTCTATTTGTTCGAAAATTTTCATGGTGATTTCACCTTAATTATCTATATGGGCCAATGCGCACAAGCGCTTCTGATTCATGTTGGCCATTAAAATGTTGGTCTTTATCTAAAAACACATCGTGTTTGAGGTCTGATTCAAGTTGAGACGCTAGTTTTTCAAAAACTCGCCAAGACGATTGATTGTCTGGGGTGATCGTCGTTTCTATAAAACGCACATCACTACATGTTGGCCGCTCCAAAATATGCTTAACCATTTTGGGAGCCATGCCTTGGCCGCGTAAACTTTTATCTATGGCAATTTGCCAAACAAAAAGCGTATCGGGTTGTTGCGGTAGAATATAAGCCGAAATAAAACCGACTAATTTACCTTCTTGTAGTGCAGCCACACTGGTTGTTGAAAAGTGACTACATTGTAAAAAGTTGCAATAACTTGAATTATTATCCAATGGTGGGCACCGTTGCACCAAATAAAAAACATCAGCCCCATCATCAATAGTTGGCTGCCTCAATAAAATATTGCTGAACATAAATCCTTACATATCTAATAGTTAGTACTATAAATTTATTTTGTTCTTAATTTATCGTTTTTGCATATTATCCGCTAACAATATAGTGATTTAATCGCGGTAAATACAAATTAATATTTAGAACACTAAATATGGTACTCTAAATAAAAATTTATTTCTACTGGCCATTTATTAAGAAATTAATATGAGTACAAACAACCCTAAGTTTTAAATCATATTGTTATTAAATGCATTTAATTGATGGAATAAACAAGTCTGCAGAGGCTGAATAGATAGTCCTCGTTTGTTTAATTTAGAGCATTAGATTGTGCAGATTGATAAAAAAGTTATAATTTGCCTAATTATTTAGACTACGAAATAAATATAATGAGTAATGTTGAAGATGTCCTTATCGCGTTGCGGCGGGTAATGCGAGCTACTGATTTACACTCTAAGCATTTAGCCAAAACCACAGGTTTAACATCGCCACAAATTTTGCTGTTGCAAACAATTAGAGACAAAGGTGAAGTTACCATAGGCGAATTGGCGCAGGAAATGAGTTTAAGTCAAGCCACAGTAACCACTATTCTCGACAGACTAGAAAAGCGCGAGTTGGTTTATCGCGAACGTTCATTAACCGATAAAAGAAAAGTGCACGCATACTTAACTGAAGCGGCTCTTGTTACCTTGCAAGAGGCCCCAATTCCACTGCAAGAACACTTCACAAAACAATTTAATGATTTACAAGAATGGGAAAAAACCATGATTGTTTCATCGTTGCAACGCGTGGCGCAAATGATGGATGCGGAGCATATAGACGCTTCCCCTGTTCTTGATGTCGGTAATATTGACAGACAAACTACAAGCTTAGATAAACAAGTCAAATTTAGTGATTCGTAAAGAAAATGGAAAGTGCCATTACGGTTTCCAGAAGAGATGAACGTTGACAGCACCGAGGTAAGAAAAGCAAAACCCAATTAATGTAGGTCGCCGTGCGCTGTTCCCGACGCTTAACGGCATTCCCTACATCCAAGGCCGAAATTTATTTCGACAATAACAGCAGAGCTGTTCTAGGCTTGGTTTCTAGGCGTAATATTGCCTAGTATCTACAGCCATTGTCGAAGCACCAAAAGTAGGCGCCTTAAGCGAGCTTCAACCTGTAAGTGGATTCCAACCAATCATTTGTTAATTGAAAAAGTACTACTACCTTTTCAATTTAATTTTGATTAGTTGACGTTGTTCAGTGTAGGTCGGTCTTTAGGCCGATGGGTACGCGAGTTACAACGGTTTAAATATTGACCTGAAGGCCAACCTACAAGGGATTCAACTGATCATTTCTTTTTGGAAAAAGTACTACTACCTTTTCAATTTAATTTTGATTAGTTGAAAACATTGGTGATCACTTTCACACTGAACGAGCTCAGCCTGAAGTTGTTTATTTACTCTAAATGTGGTTAAAACATCATAAGTGATTCAACTGAGCATTTCTTTCTGGAAAAAGCACTGGTGTACTCGCTCAAAAAACATAAAAACTCATCTACATTAATTTACCCTTATTAACATCATGCCAAAGGGTTACAGTACACCCCATTAAACCCCTGCTTAATACCGATATATTTGTTGACAGTAAACATTGACCGATCAATTATATATTGTGAATTAAATTCACATTTAAAAATAAATTAAAAAGTAAATAACAATATATTAAGGAAAAATCATGTCTCTAAAATCAACTAAATCATTGGTTTTATCAGCGTTAGCATTAATGTCGATGTCTTCTATGGCGGCAACGCAATCTTACAGCTTGTCAGCCTATGTAAACGAATCTAAAGTTGAAAGTCATACGTTATCTATTCCAGCCGGTACGCCTGTTACCGTAACGATAACGTCGCAATGTGTTGCCTCTACACATGTCGATTTGCACCCTAACAGATCCAGTGATTAGCGGCGTAATGGATCCACTTAAAACGGTCATTTTTGCCCTCAGACAAGGTGATTATTTCTCGCTTTTTTCTCCTAGTCCAGTGTGATCATTATTTTCTCGTAATTTGCGGTAACTTTCTCCTTCTAAAACCAGGCGATAGGCGTTGTGTCTAAGTCGATCAAGGGTGGCTGCTCCAAGTAATTTATTGGGGAAAGCTTGTCCCCATTCACTGAAGTCTAAATTACTGGTAATGATCGTTGATTTTTGTTCATATCGTTCGTCTATCAGATCATGAAGATCTTCATCTTGAGGTGACTTCAGCGGCTTTAAACCGAAGTCATCAATGATAAGTAAATCAACTTTTGCTAGTGCTTGAAATCGTTTCTCGTAAGCATTGGTTGCTCTGGCTGCGTGTAAGTTTGAAAGCAATTTAGCTTGCGTGAAGAACAGTGTATCAATGCCTTTTTTCACCGCGCAATGGCCTATCGCTTGGGCTAAATGGCTCTTCCCTGTACCACAAGGCCCTGCGATTAAGACGGCAACATGCTCTTCGATAAACCGGCAGTCGGCCAGTTCATTGATATAAGCTCGATTCAAGTTGGGGTTGGCATTTAGATCGAAGCTTTCCAGTGTTTTGTTCCCCCTAAAGCCTGCTCTGCGCAGCCGAGTCGCGTATTTCTTCTGATCGCGCCGTGCCACTTCATCTTGGATCAATAAAGCAAGGAAATCTGGGTAACTAAGCTGGTGCTCAATGGCTTCTCGATTGCGCATGGCCAACGAGTCCGTCATACCTGATAAACGTAGTTGTTTTAGTAAGGGGGTGAGTTCCGGAATTGGGTTTATCATTGTTTTTTCCTTGTTATTTAATGAGGGAGAAGTTTGTTGGGATCGCGGTGGAAACGGCCACCACCTGTGTATACGTCACTTAAGGTATCGAATGCGTTAGTTTCATTGGGTTGTTGGTCTAACCCTTTTTCAAGGATCTGTTTAACCGCGCTATAGCGCACGTTATCGAAGGTTAAAGCCCGTAAACACGCCGCTTCAACCCGTTTATCTCCATAACGTTTGGTTAACCCCACGACACCTTGGGCTGCCCGCAAGTTATCTAATACTCGACTGGCAAACAGCCTTTGAATAAAGAGGTAGCAAGACTCACCAATACGTTTTGATTGAGTTAAACAATATTGAGGATCGCGCATATTGTAAGCTTGTGCCTCAGGTGGTTGATGTTCTGGTACGGTTGAACGGCCGCCTTGATGAAATAAGCGAGGGTGTGTCGCTTTGAGTTCATGCTCTTGATAGATCCGTATCATATTATCCGTCGCTTTGAGCCATACGGTTTCACGAACTAGCGTGTAGGGAACTGAGTAACGACAATGTTCAAATTGCACGTGGCCATCACCGTGAACTTTAGCTTTAGCCCAGACCGCTTGCTCAGGAGGGATCTCGGGGAGTGGTTTTAATAGTGCTTGCTCGATCTCACTAAAACGTTCAAGAGGCTGACATTTAGTGGTGCCGTGTTTGCGATTACCGGCGACTGACAATAACCAATCCTTAAGCTGAGCGTTCGCATCACTTAAGCCTCGGAAGTCTTTCAAGGGCACAAAGCTATTCTTAATGTACTTCACATTAGATTCTACGCGGCCTTTTTTCTGAGGATCGCGTACAGGACAAGGTGCGATTAAAAAGCCATATCCTTCAGCACATTCACCGTATGCGCGTTGCACTTGTGGATCATGGTAGCAAGCCTTAGTGATGGCACATTTGGGATTATCGATAATGACGCGCTTGGGAACACCTTTAAACCATTCAAACGCCCGTCGATGACAGGCCAGCCAAGTTGCTGTGCTTTGGTCGCGGATAAACTCTGCGTAAATATGTCGGCTCCATGAGAGCGTCATTACAAAGATCCAGCTTTTACGCAACTCTCCGGTACGAGTATCAACGATTAGCGGGCCAGCACCGAAATCCACTTGCGCCGTATCACCAGGCAAAAAATCGATAACGGTTGTCGCTTTTGGTGCTTTCTGTGACAAGGCTTTAAGGTAACGACTGACTGACCAGTAACTTCCCTTGAAGCCATATTTATCCACTAAAGCTTGATGGATTGTTGTGCCTTGGATCCCTTGCTCATACCACCGAGTAACTTGTTCAGCATAAGGCTCTACATAAGACGTGGTGGTTGGGGTTGGTGCTTTCTCGCCCAACAGTTCAGCCAGTTGGTTGTTATCAGGCAAGTCATTGTCAAGGTTAAGCCAGCCTTGTTCCTGCGCTAATTTCTTGATGGCCTTAACTTTATTGCGTCCAGCTAAGCCGCTATCGGCAATAGCTCGATTGGAATCTCCCATTCGCATGCGAACGAGGATCTGTCTGTATTGGTACATTTCAAACCTCCGGTTTGCCATGCCTATCTCCTGACTGAAAAAACAATCAAAGATACGCTAGATTAACGAAAGTCTGAGGGGGAAATTAGGTCAAAAGTGGATCCAATAAGCCGCAAATGTGGTGGATCTATTACGGTGCTAATTGGGTGGATCTATTATGCCGCAAATGAAATGGATCCATATGGGTGCAAATTAACAACACAAAACGGTGAAGATTGCTGGGCAATGGCTTATGCACATACTGATGGTGGATCAGCACAAGGCCACGATATTAAGTTTCCAGGTTACCACGACAGTACTGGCGTTATTTCTACTACGTTCAATAGTGGCGGAAACGTTTATGTAGGGGTAGAAGCAGCGGCAAATAGCCCAGGTTATTCATTTGACCCACGTGCTGATGTCACAATTACACTTACGTGGTAAGTTAGTTTACTAATAATAAAAAACTCAACTAAGTTTAGTTACTTGCTTAGTTGAGTGAGAACGGGGCGCCCATTGTAATCAATATATGGATGTCCTGTTTATTTCTTAGTTGCTTGTTATACGTTTTTTAATCGTACCAAGCACTTGATTCCATAAAGGTACAAAATGCAGATAAATGATACTCTTGCATTGCGCCTTTTGCAGAAATAGCATCTCTTTTAAGAATATAACCTTCAATTGTTTTTAGTGCATTTGGAACAGTTATCCATTCATATTTTTTATCACTACCTTGAACTATACCTTGTAATTTCTTTAAAGCTAAATCTGCATTTTCTTTTGAATAATGAGATTCTGGGATCCTCATATCTTCGGCAATATTTTTATTCGTTGGGCAAAGTTCATTTGCATAAGTAATAAAGGAAGTTAGAAAAAATAATAAAAAGGTTAAAATTTTCATCTAAGCTCCAGAAACGTATAACGCCATTGTAACCGGCCAATAATAGTTGGCTAAAATTTGTGAGGCACGAACAAAGCCAACTGTTATTTGTCCGCGTTTACAACCTTGTTATATGCTTACCCAATCTCTGTTTCTCTCTCGATAGCTTTTGGCGTATGCTTTTCTTTATGAGTTTTACCAAACCCAAACATCATATAGCAAATTATGAATGCTACGAGCACAACTAACGCATGTACTCCAATAGCAAACCATTGATCTTTTGTTAAACCAATAGGGGCTAGTGATTTATAGGCAGAGAAAAAAACAAGAGAAACCCAAGAAAACACCACGAATACACTGACCCATTGGTTAATTTTTGAAACAGAAACGCTCAAGGGGCCAGTGACAAACCTTTCCACCATATTAATGTGATCTGGACGCTCAAGTAGGGTTTTATAGAGAGGACCTGTAACTTTTTTTTCTAGGAGGTCAAGGTGATTCTCCCAGTTTTCTTGCCAATATTTGCTACCTCGGCTTGAAAGAAACCAAGCAAAAGTAAACACAAACCCGATGCAGGAAACAATTAGAGCTAAAAAGAACTTATTGGGCATATGCTCAGAAGCAAGGATAGAAAAATAACCAGCAAACGCTACAGCTATTAATGCCCAGAAATAAGTTGCCCTTTTCCAGTAGAGTTCGATCTCAAACTTTCTTATATCTGAGACTTGAGCAAAGGCAGCTTTCAGTATCTCTGAATCCTGTTTATCTGCCTCAAACTTTTCATTGTATTTTTCTTGATTCATGCAGTGCTCTCGATTTGCAAATAGCAGTTTATTAGACGGTCAAAAGCTAATTATTCCATCCGTATATTTACAATTTAATTTTTCAAACTTTCGTTTAGGCTACTGAAATTAAGCCCTGCTTTCAACCCTTTAAAAAAGCCTGAAAAAATTGCGGGGTAACCGTGGTTTTTGCTATAAAACGGCCTAACCCCAATGCTGTATAAATAATCAATTATTAAGGGAAAATAAATATCCACGCCCAGAGGGAGGACTTGGTTTAAATTTTTGATAAAAAAACACAGCTAGTCGCCCAGCTGTGTTTTTGGCTAAACAATATAAAAAATGAATTAGTACGGTTGCGGTACTGGGTACATTCTTACGTTGTCTATACGAATATGGCTATTCGGTTTGATAAGGAACATAAGTTCAATGTCATTGGCTGACGCCCAGTCGTAGTTTGGATCTGTCGCCATTGCGCCGTTGTAGTTAAAGCCTTGTGAAATGGTATTTAAGTGAATACGGCGTTTTTGCCAAAGTGTTGGGCTTGTCGGGCCATCAAACACTACTTTATTCACTTTTACATCACCACTTTTCAGTGTAACGCTGATTTCCTTAGAGCTATTAGTATCTGCATCATAGCCTGGGTTTTGGTAATCAAACTCGACAATATAACGCATGCCTTTTTTGATAGCACCTTCAGGAAAATCGTTATAAACCAAATTGGTCCAATCTGTGGTGTTTTTAATTTCTATACCGTAACGATTCGGAATATCAGGGTTTGTCGCTCGGCTCGCATCAACATTCACTTCCATTGTGGCTGCACCGGCATTCCAACCAGGCGCATCACCTGAATTAAAGCCACCATTTTTGATAATGCTACGGTTGTTTGTGTCAATTTTAACAATGGCGAACTCGTCAAAATATTCATCTTTATTACCGATACAGGTGAAACCAAACTCACGGTCTGATGCAAAAAAGTCAATTTCTTGATCCGTTACAGCTTTTATACGGTTTTCAGTATCACCGACTCTTAAGGTTATGGCGCGCTCGTTCCAAGACCCTGCAGCCGCACCTGCATGCTGAGTATTGGTCGAGAATAATCTATCGCTTGGCGTCCATACACCGTCTTTGTTAAAGAAACAGTTAGTTGAAGGCCAAACTTTAGGCGAATTGACATAGTAGCTAAAGTAAAACATGTCTTTTTCATTGATAACATTTTGCGCTATCGCCGACGGTGTAGCTGCAAAGTACACACTATCCTCTTTAGCTGCTAAAGAGTATGCGGAGCCTTGCAGAGTTTTATCAGTATTAACATCAACACTATCAGCGCCGCTAGGTGCCCATTGATAGGCAAATCCAGGTTCAAGAGCGCCGGTTTCAAAGTCACCATTGGTGATTAGGTTATGGCTTTCACCGGTAATGGTAATCTCTTGCGTGCGCTCGGCTGTTGTAAACTCACCATCAGACAATTTATAGGTAAAGGTAACTTTTTCTGTTTCACCTGGTTTTAAGTAGGTGAAAAAGGCAGGATCAACCACAATTAGTCCTTCTGCTTCATTTACGGTTAAGCCAAAGTGTTCTTCCGAGGCCACCATATCAACAACAGAAAGTTGATCACCTTCATGTTCTAAAACGCGTTCAAATAAACTAATACCGGTTAACGTGCCATTGTTTGTTTTAACTGTTTTAGCTAACGTAGTATCGAGTAACAACGGTGGGTTATTGTCAGCACCTGCACCATGTACGGTATAACGCATTGTGCGTGCAACATCGTTGTGACTGTCTGAAAATACAGTTGTAATATCGAAGTCAATCGATTCACCAAACTCTAAGTAATCAGCTAATGCCTTGGGATTAAGTCGAACAATATAAGAATTTAATTGATCAAAATAAGGGTGGTTATCACCTATTGACGCTATAAAATCAGTTTTCTTAATATCTTCATTTAACGCAGCCAACTCAGCGTCTGTTAATTCAGCATTAACATTAACAATTGTCGCTGTTGCGTGTGATTTAATTTGAATTTTCTCTTCTCGATAGGTGTTATCACGATAATACTTATCTTTAAGCGAACCTTCGGCAAGCATCATATCACGCTCTAATTCAATGTCCTTGTCGTAGTAACCCATCATGAAATCAAATAACTGATTGTTACCTTTTTCTGAGCCCGCTTGGCTCGGCATTGGGTATGGTGTATCAGTTGGCTGGTTGTTTTCATAAACAACCCAAGTTGGCGCGCTGTCTTCACCATTTACCGTTACTTTTAAATAACGGGTAATTTCGTTTGTGCCATCTGAAACCGCGTATCTAAAATTCAAGATAGCGGTTTCATTGGTTCTAAGTAATGGTGAAAATTCATATGGCGAAACACGTAATGTACTTTGAGTAAACTTAAAGCCGTAAATGGGTTTATAAACACGTGGTAAGTTTTGATATTCACGAATATCATTGATAACTTCCCAACGATTTACATTATCATAATCGTCACCCGGTTCCATGCCAAAATGGGCTAAAATATCAGTACAATATTCAGGGTAGTTTACAGCAGCAACGAGTGTGTCTGAACAATCTGGTCCGCGCCAAAAATATTCAATATCTTTAACTTGTAATGGTTGGCCAAATTCACTACGTTCAATGCCTTTAAATAAATCAATCTCGTAATAATCTGCCCCACCACTTGCATTTACAAAAGCACGTTGTGATTCGTTAAAGTTAAACTCCCAGCGATCAATGGTAATACCACTATCGATTAAAGTTTCTTGAACGACTTTACCGTAGCCAGCTTCATCA
This genomic window from Saccharobesus litoralis contains:
- the ectA gene encoding diaminobutyrate acetyltransferase produces the protein MFSNILLRQPTIDDGADVFYLVQRCPPLDNNSSYCNFLQCSHFSTTSVAALQEGKLVGFISAYILPQQPDTLFVWQIAIDKSLRGQGMAPKMVKHILERPTCSDVRFIETTITPDNQSSWRVFEKLASQLESDLKHDVFLDKDQHFNGQHESEALVRIGPYR
- a CDS encoding MarR family winged helix-turn-helix transcriptional regulator, giving the protein MSNVEDVLIALRRVMRATDLHSKHLAKTTGLTSPQILLLQTIRDKGEVTIGELAQEMSLSQATVTTILDRLEKRELVYRERSLTDKRKVHAYLTEAALVTLQEAPIPLQEHFTKQFNDLQEWEKTMIVSSLQRVAQMMDAEHIDASPVLDVGNIDRQTTSLDKQVKFSDS
- the istB gene encoding IS21-like element helper ATPase IstB; this translates as MINPIPELTPLLKQLRLSGMTDSLAMRNREAIEHQLSYPDFLALLIQDEVARRDQKKYATRLRRAGFRGNKTLESFDLNANPNLNRAYINELADCRFIEEHVAVLIAGPCGTGKSHLAQAIGHCAVKKGIDTLFFTQAKLLSNLHAARATNAYEKRFQALAKVDLLIIDDFGLKPLKSPQDEDLHDLIDERYEQKSTIITSNLDFSEWGQAFPNKLLGAATLDRLRHNAYRLVLEGESYRKLRENNDHTGLGEKSEK
- the istA gene encoding IS21 family transposase, producing MYQYRQILVRMRMGDSNRAIADSGLAGRNKVKAIKKLAQEQGWLNLDNDLPDNNQLAELLGEKAPTPTTTSYVEPYAEQVTRWYEQGIQGTTIHQALVDKYGFKGSYWSVSRYLKALSQKAPKATTVIDFLPGDTAQVDFGAGPLIVDTRTGELRKSWIFVMTLSWSRHIYAEFIRDQSTATWLACHRRAFEWFKGVPKRVIIDNPKCAITKACYHDPQVQRAYGECAEGYGFLIAPCPVRDPQKKGRVESNVKYIKNSFVPLKDFRGLSDANAQLKDWLLSVAGNRKHGTTKCQPLERFSEIEQALLKPLPEIPPEQAVWAKAKVHGDGHVQFEHCRYSVPYTLVRETVWLKATDNMIRIYQEHELKATHPRLFHQGGRSTVPEHQPPEAQAYNMRDPQYCLTQSKRIGESCYLFIQRLFASRVLDNLRAAQGVVGLTKRYGDKRVEAACLRALTFDNVRYSAVKQILEKGLDQQPNETNAFDTLSDVYTGGGRFHRDPNKLLPH
- a CDS encoding RipA family octameric membrane protein is translated as MNQEKYNEKFEADKQDSEILKAAFAQVSDIRKFEIELYWKRATYFWALIAVAFAGYFSILASEHMPNKFFLALIVSCIGFVFTFAWFLSSRGSKYWQENWENHLDLLEKKVTGPLYKTLLERPDHINMVERFVTGPLSVSVSKINQWVSVFVVFSWVSLVFFSAYKSLAPIGLTKDQWFAIGVHALVVLVAFIICYMMFGFGKTHKEKHTPKAIERETEIG
- a CDS encoding carbohydrate binding domain-containing protein, coding for MKQFIQTILASACAISLVACGGSDGSATHESKPGSLTLNYEELPDEAGYGKVVQETLIDSGITIDRWEFNFNESQRAFVNASGGADYYEIDLFKGIERSEFGQPLQVKDIEYFWRGPDCSDTLVAAVNYPEYCTDILAHFGMEPGDDYDNVNRWEVINDIREYQNLPRVYKPIYGFKFTQSTLRVSPYEFSPLLRTNETAILNFRYAVSDGTNEITRYLKVTVNGEDSAPTWVVYENNQPTDTPYPMPSQAGSEKGNNQLFDFMMGYYDKDIELERDMMLAEGSLKDKYYRDNTYREEKIQIKSHATATIVNVNAELTDAELAALNEDIKKTDFIASIGDNHPYFDQLNSYIVRLNPKALADYLEFGESIDFDITTVFSDSHNDVARTMRYTVHGAGADNNPPLLLDTTLAKTVKTNNGTLTGISLFERVLEHEGDQLSVVDMVASEEHFGLTVNEAEGLIVVDPAFFTYLKPGETEKVTFTYKLSDGEFTTAERTQEITITGESHNLITNGDFETGALEPGFAYQWAPSGADSVDVNTDKTLQGSAYSLAAKEDSVYFAATPSAIAQNVINEKDMFYFSYYVNSPKVWPSTNCFFNKDGVWTPSDRLFSTNTQHAGAAAGSWNERAITLRVGDTENRIKAVTDQEIDFFASDREFGFTCIGNKDEYFDEFAIVKIDTNNRSIIKNGGFNSGDAPGWNAGAATMEVNVDASRATNPDIPNRYGIEIKNTTDWTNLVYNDFPEGAIKKGMRYIVEFDYQNPGYDADTNSSKEISVTLKSGDVKVNKVVFDGPTSPTLWQKRRIHLNTISQGFNYNGAMATDPNYDWASANDIELMFLIKPNSHIRIDNVRMYPVPQPY